The Synchiropus splendidus isolate RoL2022-P1 chromosome 5, RoL_Sspl_1.0, whole genome shotgun sequence DNA window tgctctgATGTGTGTCTCCTCTGTTTCTGTCGCAGTGCCTTGTGTCGTTTGTTTGAAATCAACATTCCTGAGCCAAAGAGAGAGATCCTCCTGGAGCTGTACGTCCAGACTGTGCAGTTCTGCCGGCAGCATAACTTCAAAAAGGAGCAAACCTCTGCCATGTTGTCTATTGTCAAGCATATTCACAAGGCCAACACAGGTCGGTTCCTTCAGGTCACTGCCAGCGCGGAAATTGTTCCTTCCTTTCCAAATtgatttgtttgcttttcaaGTTTCCAGCACTTCCCAGTCCCTTGTATGACCCCTGTCTCACATCACTAACATCTGTAACGCCAGttaacttattttatttttcatttatctcAAATAAGTGAtgtcttgtgtttttgcagAGACTCCACTCAACAACATTGAACAGTGTTTCGAGTACAGCCAGGAGCTTATTCTCTGTCACTCTATCAGGGTGAGCGCATTATCTGCCCTTCATTCTACTGACTTGAATTTTGGATTTTTATTAAaccgttctctctctctctctccaccccagCGGCCCCCGTTCAGCATCAACCTGTTCAGTTTA harbors:
- the cfap119 gene encoding coiled-coil domain-containing protein 189 isoform X2, with amino-acid sequence MEELEKLQSIPDLESALCRLFEINIPEPKREILLELYVQTVQFCRQHNFKKEQTSAMLSIVKHIHKANTETPLNNIEQCFEYSQELILCHSIRRPPFSINLFSLKEATSILEYIHSNYIRHYKLYKHIFTPEVSLDLRPSYSGIPKEEEEEEAAMDNICC